Proteins encoded in a region of the Marmota flaviventris isolate mMarFla1 chromosome 3, mMarFla1.hap1, whole genome shotgun sequence genome:
- the LOC139705051 gene encoding splicing factor 3A subunit 2-like, with the protein MRCFPAVSNTPAFPPACTPHPAPHTRHPTLCTRHPATRTQQPAPHTLNPTPGTLHPAPHTHTPHLAPHIRHPTLCIQHPATSTPHPEPPTWHPAPGTPHSAPSNLHQAPCTRCPTPCTPHSAPSNLHPAPSALHPTLCTQHPATSTPHPAPHILNPAPGTLHPAPSTLHPAPPTRHPVPGAPHPAPSILHPAPGTLHLAPRTQHPTPHTLHPTQA; encoded by the coding sequence ATGCGGTGTTTTCCTGCTGTTTCCAACACCCCGGCCTTCCCACCTGCCTGTACCCCACACCCGGCACCCCACACCCGGCACCCCACACTCTGCACCCGGCACCCTGCGACCCGCACCCAGCAACCAGCACCCCACACCCTGAACCCCACACCTGGTACCCtgcacccagcaccccacacccacaccccGCACCTGGCACCCCACATCCGGCACCCCACACTATGTATCCAGCACCCTGCAACCAGCACCCCACACCCTGAACCCCCCACCTGGCACCCTGCACCTGGCACCCCGCATTCTGCTCCCAGCAACCTGCACCAGGCACCCTGCACCCGGTGCCCCACACCCTGTACCCCACACTCTGCACCCAGCAACTTGCATCCCGCACCCAGCGCCCTGCACCCCACACtctgcacccagcacccagcaacCAGCACCCCACACCCAGCACCCCACATCCTGAACCCTGCACCTGGCACCCTGCACCCGGcacccagcaccctgcacccGGCACCCCCCACCAGGCACCCTGTACCTGGTGCCccacacccagcacccagcatcCTGCACCCGGCACCTGGCACGTTACACCTGGCACCCCgcacccagcaccccacacccCATACCCTGCACCCCACCCAGGCCTAG